The DNA segment GGGCCGGAAACTTGGGATTTTCCAGCAGAAGCGAATGTGAAGTGTAGATTTGGCTGGGTTTGTTTTAGCTGACGCCAGGAAAAGCTGCAGCCAAAGAGTGACAAACTCAACGCTTATGGTGACCCTGCCGCATTCATACATCAGCAGAAAGATCTGAGGATctcttttgagtgtgtgtgggtgggtggTGTTGGTGTGGGAGGTAGTCGAGGGAGATTCTTCTGCCCATGAAACATGACTGTAGTCTGGCGCCATGATTGACCGATGTCCTGCACCGGAGAGAAAAACCTCCCCCACTGACTCCCTTTTTCTTGGAGCTGAATGTTTAAGCAACCCCTGAACACAATGGAACACTCTCTCATCGtaaagtatcacagttttcaaaaggagaaaaaaatccCAGACTATATCTAGGGGCCAGAATATCATTAAGATTTGGAAGTGGTGTTGTTTAACTTCAGTAAGCAATAACCTAACAACGGCTaagaaaccacatagcaacattctGGCAGCcactcaaaacaccttagcaaacacccccacatagcaacaccatggtcaccacccagaacacatagcaatgccctggcaaccaaAAGCCTGTAACAACCCAAAACACGTAACAATGCCATAGTAAGCATTTAGAACACCTAATAGCCACATAGTAATGCCTTACCAATCagtcagaacaccttagcaaccacatagcaacaccctagcaagcGTCCATGACTCATGGCAACTTCTCAGAACAGATagtaacaccctggcaacctCTCAAAACAGATagtaacaccctggcaactTCTTCGAACACATGGCCACACCCTGGGAACCTCTCAAAACACGTagtaacaccctggcaacctCTCAGAACACATAACAATGCCCTGGCAACGTCTTAGAACACATGGCAACACCCCAGAAACCTCTCAGAACAGATAGTAACACCTTGGCAACCTCTCAGAACACATGGCAACACTCTGGCAACTTCTTAGAACATATGGCAACACCATGGGAACCTCTCAAAACAGATagtaacaccctggcaacctCTTAGAACACATAACAAGACCCCGGGAACTTCTTCTTAGGACACAATACCTTGGCAACTTCTCAgaacacatagcaacacctgGCAACCTATTAGAGCACAAAACAATGCTCTGGCAACCTCTTAGAACACATAGCAATACCCTGGCAACTTCTCAGAACAGATAACAATGCCCCAGCAACCTCTCAGAAgacttagcaacaccctggcaacctctcagaatgccctagcaacctTTCAgatcacatagcaacaccttggcaacctcTCAGGACACACaacaacaccccagcaacttcTCAgaacacatagcaacacctgGCAACCTATCAGAGCACAAAACAACGCCCTGGCAACTTCTCAGGATACACAACAATGCCCTGGCAACCTTTCAgaacacatagcaacaccctggcaacttcTCAGAACACAAAACAATGCCCTGGCAACCTTTCAgaacacatagcaacaccctggcaacttcTCAGGACACACAACAATACCCTGGCAACCTTGgagaacaccctggcaaccttTCAGAACaaatagcaacaccctggcaacttcTCAGCACACATaacaacaccttggcaacctcTAAAAACACATAACAATGCCCGTCAACCTCTCAGAACACATAACAACACCCCAGTAACCTCTAAGAACACATAACAACAAtctggcaaccactcagaaaGCATAGCAACATCCTTGCACCAATTTGTGGTGCCCTAGTATAGCAGCATTTGCACGGGAAAGCACCGCTCAATGTTTTGAAAGTTATTCTGTGTGACAAAAAGTCTCAGGGCTGTTTTATATCAGCCTCAGGTTCATTGCAGTTATATAGAGCTGAACTGTGATATCATTGTGTTACTATGTGGTTTTCTAAACTGATAGCAAGCTAAAGTGAGAACTAACAATAGGACCTCAGGGCTGGTTTTCCCTCCTCAGGGATTTTTAAACTAAGCTGCAGGGGCCGTAAAGACTTGACAGACCGCTGATGAATGTGTGATCATATCCGTTGCGAAGAACATGGGGGGGTTCACAAAGAGTTACAGGGCCTTGATTCAATGCTTCATTGCACTTGGGGAATCAGGAATTTGGCTCGTGAAAAGACCCCCAATTTTTGGGGGGCCCGCTTTATCGTCTGAAAAAATCGCTGTTAGTGTCAAATGCtcaaaaatggaaaacagagcAGGAGGAAATGAAGAGGGGGTGAAAGAGTAAAATCGTTTGTTGGAGCTATAAAGTCATGGGGGGGCTAAAATGATATTCTGACATGCCTAAGCCATGCAATCAAAGTGCCAAGAGGCTGGGATACAAGGGCGTATTGTGCTTCTCAGTGACATCACTCCTGAGTAAGAGGGAAGGGAGACCAGGGAGATTCCCAGTTTTCCCTCTGGGGTGAAAAAGGCCAAGGTTGATGTTGATTGCCACGTCGCCATGTGGGAGGATTGTCCGGAGGGCCCGCCTGCCCTCGCTCCGTCCGTAGCCATCAGAGCTGAAAGTAATGCatgctatatatatttatttgagttTTCAAATAGACATGCACTTCAGGTCAGAGAGAGTCTGAGAAAGTCTGTCACGAACAGCTAAGGAGGAGAAGATTTCCTTAGCTGATTTATGTGCATGAAAATGTGAAGGCTTAGAGGGGTGTTGAGTGCTTTTAGACTTGGCAGTATTTCTCTATTAAGATGCTGTGAAAGCCAAATGGTCATTCTTGGGTGGGGTGTGATAGATGAGCTAAACTCTGACTCTGCGTGCAAACCCGTAAGCTGACATGTCAAGTACAGAAAAGTACATGAAACAGACTCAAATGTTCATCAGAAAGTCTTGTCTACACAAGTTTAACCACACAATTATGTACATGATGTACTGTGAGCACAAGTGCTGGACGAACTCATGTTCCTgagtttaactttttattacattaacaggtaatgtaataaaatacatttcagcatTGCTGTAGCACTACCAAGGAATAGTTcatcatttgcatttattaatatacatttacatttattcagaatctttgtttgtgttccacagaagaagtaaagtcatacaggtttggaacgacataagggtgagtaaataattttttgtgtttttttggtgGTGATGGGGGGGTGAACTCTCCCTTCAGTTATCAAAAGTAAATGTactgttaaatgtaaatgtaatgtactgCATAGACAATCGTACTGCTTAAAATACAGACTTAAAGAGAGAACTTTCTAATTTTCTGGACACTACACATATAGAATAGAAAAAAGCATAAGAAAGAATGGAAACAGGAtgagatgaaataaaatagggggaaaaaaagtcgaaatgatgagataaaaagtcataatctGACACGAACAGTCAAGAATTCTGACATAAGtcataaatatgacaaaaaaatttgACATCTAAAGTTGAAATTAGAAGAGTACGTCATATTGATGAGATAATTCAAAATTCTAAGATGAAATGTCATAATCTGACATAAGCAGTCAAGAATTCTGTCacaaaaagtcataaatatgaCACAAAAAGTCAATTTTGACATGTAAAGTTGAAATTGTGGCATAGTAAATCAtatttatgagataaaaaatcaGAATGATTAGATTAATAGTCATAATATGgcataaacagtaaaacattctgataaaaatatgacaaaaaatatgacaaaaagttgttttgacatctaaagttaaaattgtgacaTAGTAAGTCATATTTATAagataaaaaattgaaattatgagatcAGTCAATTCTGACAATTTTCTAATCTAAAGTTAAAATTgaaaaagtaattataaaaaataattttgacatctaaagttggaattgtgacaTTACGTTGTATTTATGAGATAAAATTCAAACAATCGAGACttcttaaaaatctttaaaaaatctgtcataaaagtcataaatatgacacataaagtcttaattttgacatctaaagttggaattgtgacaGTACATCATatttttgagataaaaagtcaaaattctggaATGTAATGGGATAATCTGACAATCGAGACGTCTTACATAAAAGGTCATAAATatgacacaaaaaaaatcataattctgacatctaaagttataattttgacaaaatctaaataaaaagtcataaaattcttaattttgacatctAAAGATGGTACATTGtatttatgagataaaaagtcaaaattgtgagattaaaaattcataatctgtcataaaaagtcataaatatgaCACAAAAATAGCATTGCATATTTaggataaaaagtcaaaaatctgAGATAAAAATAATCTGACATAAACAGTCAAGAATctaataatattccctttttcaaatcgagctgttctcagatgcctgtcgatGTGGCGTCACActaacagaggccgctcccgcgatagttgattgacatgagcgatttacctcagatcagatgtaacagtccaacctctttgttttgatgcagAGCAGGGaagtaagttagacaagaatatctccaattgagggattgaggtgttgtgttgatggatgtaataatgaacatagtggtcatcatttactcccgacatctgagccgctgaagatgcagtagattacgtttgtttgtgaaggaaatgccCTCCCGATCTATTCgtgatccagtttcacttacatctgaagtgagtataaggttttttttatgaatctttgcgatcgcctttcctaataatgtgctagttagcaagtttagcggctaaacgcggctaaagtaaacaggctcgtcactccacagagagaagagaggggcagggcagagctcatttgcatttaaagcaacctcgaccagaatgagatgatttttgcatagctgattttgacaaggtaaaaagggtgttgttttacactaccattaagaatttttaatcaaaatatattatagacttctcattaagaccctaaagaatcatatcaacttgtggaaaatgggcatccgatgacctctttaataaATCAGTTCACAAATTacactgaatgattcatttgtgAATTGGCCTGGGCTGCGTTTCCTAAAAGCATCGTAAGCCAAGTAGACTGTAAAGACCATTTGGTGCCAATTAGGCTTATGATACTTTTGGGGAAAAGCAGTCTAGGCCAATTTGCAAACGAATCGTTCAGTGCGAATTGTGAACCAATTCAGCAGGTTCATTAAAATCAATctgttcaaaagaatgatttaaatgtgaatcaGATTATAAGATGTAGTGGGGATTTGCttctgttttgaaatgttgtgcTTGTTTACACCAGTGAATGCAAAACAACGCTCAGAAGTAGAGTGAAGCTGGATTTATTAGTGTGAACACTGCCACACAGAACTTTCTGTTAGAAATGAAATCAGGTCacataatactgtttttaatgaGTCACTGAGTGTCTGTCATCAGTTCaggaatatttcacaaatagTTTTGGCAGTGGATTGCTTTACAGGAAAATAGGAGGAGCCTTGGCTTCGTGCAAGCAACTACCCTTAAATTCAGGAAGCAATGAACAATGTGAAAGATAACATTCCTCCAAGCGCTTGGTATGTGAACTACTCGGGTCTTGTTTTCCTTTGAAATAATCACGCAGCGTTCCCTGATTAATCATTGCCTGCTCCTATTACAGTGTGCCATAACAGTCTACAGGGGATTTGAGACGTTGGCATGAAAACCTCTTCCTGAAGGCAAATTATGCAAAGTTTGAAAGTGTGTATCAGGTTATTAAGCTGCTGGGAACAGGAACTGCCTCATACTTTGCCATGTGAGCTTCTCGAGATCAAGTTTTGGCCATGTGACATGACCTGTCACACTCTCAAGTAGGTTCACATAAAAacatctcagtttttttttcagtttctccTTTAAAGCATGAACGATAACAGGTTATTCCAGTCAGCAGGATCATCTCGGTTCGGCCTTCAGGCTGTGTTCACCTTAAGACTTAGCAATTTACCCTCTGTCAAAGTCACAtaaaaaagctttgaaaagcaaaaacagaacacACTTCTTAAAGACTCTTCAAAGGAAGTTAACAAAGACTGGATCAACTAAGAGGTTTTTATAAATGCGCCAGAGAAACAAAGTTCATTTCACATTCTGTTTCGTGAATTCAGCAAAAAAGACACACCCAGATAAGTTTATAGCTCTTGTATACctcaataaaatgtaatataatcacTATAATTCCTCACTTATGCATCATTTTAGTATGTAATCAACACAACATTAGGTGCAAGGTATATGTTTATCAGTTTGTCACTGGGAATCAAACTTGTGATTTAGCATTGCTATAGCACAATATTCTACCACATGAGCTTAATATAAACAGCTGTAAACaattaaatagataaaaagtcaaaataatgacaaaataacatTTGATGTATGGCATAATTATGACtcataatttcaaatttatCTCAGCTGTTTGTCATAATTTTTATCTTATAAATATGACTTAGAATCTTAAAATTCCTACTTTTTATGTCAAATTATGACtgtcataattgtttttttttaaatatatatgtagtgGAAATTGGCTTTTATAGGATAGagttcagttattatttttacagcagACTTCTTTCACAAACAACTTTGCCATGTGtagataaacattttataaaacaattaaatatattaaaaatccataatatattaaaataacataagaAAAAGTTATATTTGACATTTTGCCGTTTTGTTATGactcaaaatttcaactttatcttATAAttgtttgtcataattttgataaatatgacttaatatctcagaattttcttttttattatgttataatatacaatatcatgtgtaaatataaaattatgacacaaaaagtcagaattataagataaaaacaataaatgtaatatttgacatttttgtcataattacgAATCATAAGTTCAACTTCATCtcatttgtcataattttgactttttatctcatatgaCTTAGTATCTTAAAAATTCCtacttttatgtcaaaattatgactcataattgtttttttcatgtgGTGGAAATGCTCTTGCATAGGAAAGAGTTCAGttatcatttttacaccagattTCTTTCATAAGCAACTCAGCCTTgtgtaaatataacattttctaacaatttaatatataaaaagtcaaaatactgacataaaatgtccaaattatgagacaaaaagccaaaattctgagataaaaacaataaaaaagtaatattttacattttggcatGACTGACTCATTTTAACTTTATCTCACTGTTtgtcgtaatttcgactttttatctcataaataTCACTTAGTGTCTCagaatttcaataaaaatttacttatattaaatatatttttaaaaagttaaaatattaacacaaaATGTCCAAATTATGacacaaaaagtcagaattatgagataaactatatcagaattatgataaaaacataaaaaagttatatttgaCATTTTGCCGTTTTGTTATGactcaaaatttcaactttatcttATAATTGTTTGtcagaatttttactttttatctatctcagaatttctttttttgtgtaaatataaaatttatatatatatatatatatatatataaataaatatataaaatagttaaaaaatacaacattttaattacactgagataaaaatacattaataatataaaatttaaattactttaataaaatgacTGTGGATAGCATGACTCAGATACCATCAGCCAAGTTTAGTGCTAATTTTCTGCCACTTGTACTAAATAtcaaattttataaaacataatgaaatatatacaatacagaaatacaaattaaaatctaaaacataacagttttttttaaataatattgttgaaatataataaaaatatattaaagggatagttcacccaaaaatgaaaattctgtcattaattgctcactctcatgtcgttccaaacccataagaccttcattcatcatctgaacacaaattaagatatttttgatcaaatctgagaattttctgaccctgcattgacaACAACAACTACTATGGCATGCTACTCTCGTGACTGATACGAAAGACacgaaattgttgaataaagtcattatttttgttttcattgtgcacaaaaagcattctcgtaTCTTTATAAccttacggttgaaccactgatgtcacatggactattttaacaacgtccttacaacctttcaggaccttaaacatgtcagttgcattgctgtctgtgcaggatcagaaagctctttgatttcatcaaaaatatcttgtgttctgaagataaatgacggtcttacagctttggaaccacatgagggtgagtaattaatgacagacttttcatttttgtgttaacTATGGCTTTAAGAAAATTCATGTGGATAGCACAGCTGTTCTATGATCGATTTAGTAAGAAATGTTCTGCTTTTGAAACACTGGAGACTTAAATTGCTCCTATTTAATCTCATCAAACAATCAAGATATtacagttttgtgatttttcctTTCCTATAGGTAGAGCTGGAAAACAGTGACATCTCAGTGACACAAAAGGCAAACCATAATCAGTGCTTTATTTTGTACCCAAGAAATCACATAATCAAGACAGTTCCAAAacaattgttatattttaacacAGCATCAAAAGAAACATAATTACAGCCTACACTGACTCACATACTCATCATACCCGAAAGAAGATAGTAGTATCATTTTCTAAACTGGCATGCAGAGTGGTTACAAAACAAtaagagctaaaaaaaaaaaaaaaaagtattacaaagatcatgtttaaaaagtttttccCTGAAAGTAATCATAGTGACAGAAACTGATTATTGTCCCCACActtccaattaaaaaaaaaacgcaaagGTGCAATTATTGTAAAGGTCTCACAGGTGAGAAAAAAAGGCGAGAGCTGCATTCCGCCGCGCTTATCTGCTCCCCCCGGCGTTTCCCATGCGCTAACAGTGACGGATAGCTTCCCCCAAATACTCCCTTCCAGCTCGTGTTTCATTAAACCACCACACCGCTAGGTTTTTAGGAAATTCCCTTTTGTCAAAACTGCTGACTGCCAGCAGCAAAGAAACTGCCAAAGATGTTGCAATTCCCAGACAGGAGTTTGAACATTTTCCCAGTAGTGTTGTATTTTAACAGTCGGAAGATATATGTAAACATGATGATATGCTTTGAGAAGCGATTTTATggaataaacatatttttatgaacATGTGCTATCCATCTAAAATTATATCTGTCCCTGAAAGCCCTGTCAGGCCAAGAATGATAGATATTATTCATTTTCCCCATCCAACCtattattaattaatcttaatttttttttttttttgaaaagtaaatATACTGCTTCTTTTATTTGACTCATTACCTCATAACCATGTTTTTTCTCGaaaatctttctttctctctctctctctatatatatatatttatttatttattttttgggtaaaAGTAAATGTACTAGTTTTTATTTGACTAATTTGACtctttttttacctttgtatATCATAACCCCATGAGTtagattttatgcatttttcccATTAGTGCATTTTAACAGTCGGAAGATATATGTAAACATGATGTAAACATATGCTTtgagaaattattttatgacactttttttACGAACATGTGCTATCCATCTAAAATTATATCTGGCCCTAAAAGGTCTTAAATGtaatacagaaggttcaaatgttcactgacgcttcaaaaggaaacactACGCATtgagagccagggggtgaaaacttttggaatttgaaggtCAGAGTAAAtctgacttattttgtcttctgggaaacttgcaaatatcttctgtagcttctgaagggcagtactaaataaaaaaaaatatgatatttaggcaaaataagaaaaatgtacacattcattctgtccaaaagttttcacccccggctcttaatgcattgttttaccttctgaagcatcagtgagcgtttgaacttgTTCAAGTTGTAACagttgagtccctcagttgtcctcagtgtgaaaagatgaatctcaaaatcatacaatcactgttggaaagagtacaaaaacaaaaaaaaaatgctgaaaaatcaaagaatttgtgggacctgaagaatttttctgaagaacagtgagcagtttaactgttcaggacaaacaagggactcatgaacaactatcactaaacaaaaaacagttgaggatcattcaagtaacaacatagtattaagaatcaaatgtatgtaaacttttgaacgtggacattttttaaaattcaactattatttgaTCTTGtttactatatgtaaatgtcttttatgtaaaatatcttactcaggtcagtacgatccctcttattttggtaaaataattaacattttgctgattctgtaaggtgtatgtaaactttttgacCCCAACTGTATTTAACATTGACCCAGTCCGTATGACTCTTTAGAGGTTCTCTTTCAGCCAGTGGATGTAGTTCCCTAAACTTCGTTTTCCGACAGAAAACATAGACGGTCCAAAAGTAAAACCAAAGCATCCATGAAACCCATCTTCATAGTGATCGACGGTGACATCCACTCCGGCCTCTTTCAGTCGTGTGGCGTACATGAGCCCGTCGTCTCTCAGCACGTCATGTTCACAGGTCATGATGTAAGCGGGTGGCACAGCCTTCAGCACTTCCGTTTCGGCTAGTAACGGCGCCGCTCTCACATCCAGCAGGCCTGGCAGCTTCTCCAGCAGTTTTGGGTCGCCGTGAAGCGGAAACGTGGGTTTATAGTTCTTCTGGAAGGCCACTGGAAGAAGCTTGGTCCAGTCGATTTTGGCTTTGGCAGCTGCGATTGCCTGACCCTGATCCAGAGCCGCGTGGTCGTTTGCCAGCAACGCAGGACCTAGTTTCTGCTCGCCGTTTAGGTACTCCAGCCAATAGCGGGCCAGGACTGATTTGGATAGGATGGGAGCATCGCTGTTCTGCTGGTGCGAAGGGGTGTTGAAGTCTAGGGCCTGAAGCGCGGGGTAGATCAGAGCCTGAAGTTTGAATTTAATAGAAATGCTACTGTCCAGAACAATCTGTGACAACAGAGATCAAGATAGTAATTAATAGcaaagtttaaagggatagttcacccaaaaatgttgtcatcatttagtcaccctcatgttgttccaaacctgtatgagttctTCCttatgttgaacataaaagaagatattttgaataatgctGGTACTCAAGCAGTTGATGGTCCAACTGACTTTCGTAGTTTTTTTCTccctactatggaagtcagtgggcaccaacaactgtttggttcttcaaaattcttcaaaatatcttcttgtgtgttcaacataagaaagaaGCTATTACAgattttgaacaacatgagggtgagtaaatgaggaggaaatttaaatttttgtgtgaactattcttttaatgagGAATAGCTTTATCATAATAAAACACACTAGTAAACCAAACATAAAGtg comes from the Labeo rohita strain BAU-BD-2019 chromosome 24, IGBB_LRoh.1.0, whole genome shotgun sequence genome and includes:
- the nceh1b.1 gene encoding neutral cholesterol ester hydrolase 1, translated to MRSVLIGTVLLSIAAAYYIYLPLPSTISEPWKLMTVDAMLRGIMKLSFVAHDVGLTSSPFGLLKYVMAWMDVKSIESSPTVRVTDASFGGVEARVFESVSAGQDQSLKRGVVYFHGGGWTLGSIKMEPYHLQCMAMAEELNAVVISVEYRLAPEGRFPDQYNDAFQASKHILTAEVLSRYSIDPKRVAVSGDSAGGNLAAAVAQQIVLDSSISIKFKLQALIYPALQALDFNTPSHQQNSDAPILSKSVLARYWLEYLNGEQKLGPALLANDHAALDQGQAIAAAKAKIDWTKLLPVAFQKNYKPTFPLHGDPKLLEKLPGLLDVRAAPLLAETEVLKAVPPAYIMTCEHDVLRDDGLMYATRLKEAGVDVTVDHYEDGFHGCFGFTFGPSMFSVGKRSLGNYIHWLKENL